A genomic stretch from Microtus pennsylvanicus isolate mMicPen1 chromosome 9, mMicPen1.hap1, whole genome shotgun sequence includes:
- the Cel gene encoding bile salt-activated lipase, translated as MGRLEVLVFGLTCCLAAACAAKLGSVYTEGGFVEGVNKKLSLLGGNSVDIFKGIPFATAKTLENPERHPGWQGTLKANSFQKRCLQATLTQDSTYGQEDCLYLNIWVPQGRKQVSQDLPVMIWIYGGAFLMGSGHGANFLSNYLYDGEEIATRGNVIVVTFNYRVGPLGFLSTGDANLPGNFGLRDQHMAIAWVKRNIAAFGGDPNNITIFGESAGGASVSLQTLSPYNKGLIRRAISQSGVALSPWAIQENPLLWAKKIAEKVGCPTDDTSKLAGCLKVTDPRALTLAYRLPLKQQEYPIWYYLGFTPVVDGDFIPDDPINLYANAADIDYLAGTNDMDGHLFATVDMPAVDKSKQDITEEDFYRLVSGSTVRKGLKGAQATFGIYTESWAQDPSQENKKKTVVAFETDALFLIPTEMALAQHRAHAKSANTYSYLFSHPSRMPIYPKWMGADHADDLQYVFGKPFATPLGYRAQERSVSKAMIAYWTNFAKSGDPNMGNSQVPTHWYPYTVENGNYLNITKSITSSSMKQHLRAKFLKYWAVTYEVLPTVADEQGTLPPPEDDSEAVPVPPVDDSQAAPVSPTDEAQMPVVIGF; from the exons ATGGGGCGCCTGGAGGTTCTGGTTTTTGGCCTCACTTGCTGCTTGGCAGCAGCTTGTGCTGCAAAG TTGGGTTCTGTGTACACAGAAGGTGGTTTCGTGGAGGGCGTCAACAAGAAGCTTAGTCTCTTGGGTGGTAACTCTGTTGACATCTTCAAAGGCATCCCCTTTGCCACCGCCAAGACCCTAGAGAATCCCGAGCGTCACCCGGGCTGGCaag GGACTCTGAAGGCCAACAGCTTCCAGAAGCGATGCCTACAGGCTACCCTCACCCAGGACAGCACCTATGGGCAAGAAGACTGCCTCTACCTCAACATCTGGGTGCCCCAGGGCAGGAAACAAG TGTCCCAGGACCTGCCTGTGATGATCTGGATCTATGGAGGCGCCTTTCTTATGGGATCTGGCCACGGGGCCAATTTCCTCTCAAACTACCTGTATGACGGGGAAGAGATTGCCACTCGGGGTAATGTCATCGTGGTCACTTTCAACTACCGCGTGGGACCTTTGGGTTTCCTTAGCACCGGAGACGCCAACCTTCCAG GTAACTTTGGCCTTCGAGATCAGCACATGGCTATCGCCTGGGTGAAGAGGAACATCGCAGCCTTTGGTGGGGATCCCAATAACATCACCATCTTTGGGGAGTCTGCCGGAGGTGCCAGTGTCTCTCTGCAG ACCCTCTCCCCGTACAACAAGGGCCTCATCCGGAGAGCCATCAGTCAGAGTGGCGTGGCGCTGAGCCCCTGGGCCATCCAGGAGAACCCACTTCTCTGGGCCAAAAAG ATTGCTGAGAAGGTGGGATGCCCCACAGACGACACTAGCAAGTTGGCTGGGTGTCTGAAGGTCACGGATCCCCGGGCCTTGACACTGGCCTACAGGTTGCCCTTGAAACAGCAGGAGT ACCCCATTTGGTATTACCTGGGCTTCACCCCTGTTGTCGATGGAGACTTCATCCCTGATGACCCCATCAATCTGTATGCCAATGCCGCTGACATTGACTACCTGGCTGGCACTAACGACATGGACGGCCACCTCTTTGCTACTGTTGACATGCCAGCCGTCGATAAGTCCAAACAGGATATCACAGA GGAGGACTTCTACAGGCTAGTCAGTGGAAGCACCGTCAGAAAGGGGCTTAAGGGTGCCCAAGCCACCTTTGGCATCTACACCGAGTCCTGGGCCCAGGACCCATCCCAGGAGAATAAGAAGAAGACAGTGGTGGCCTTTGAGACTGACGCCCTCTTCCTGATCCCCACAGAGATGGCTCTGGCCCAGCACAGAGCCCATGCCAA GAGTGCCAATACCTATTCTTACCTGTTTTCCCACCCTTCACGGATGCCCATCTACCCCAAATGGATGGGGGCTGACCATGCCGATGACCTCCAGTATGTCTTCGGAAAACCCTTCGCCACTCCACTGGGCTACCGGGCCCAAGAAAGGAGTGTCTCCAAGGCCATGATTGCCTACTGGACCAACTTTGCCAAGAGTGG GGATCCCAACATGGGCAACTCACAGGTGCCCACACACTGGTACCCTTATACCGTGGAGAACGGCAACTACCTGAACATCACTAAGTCGATAACTAGCTCATCCATGAAGCAGCACCTGAGAGCCAAGTTCCTGAAATACTGGGCTGTGACGTACgaggtgctgcccacagtggctgATGAACAGGGGACCCTCCCTCCCCCTGAGGATGACTCAGAAGCTGTCCCTGTGCCCCCTGTGGATGATTCCCAGGCTGCCCCTGTGTCCCCAACAGACGAGGCTCAGATGCCTGTCGTTATTGGCTTCTAA